A window of Methylomonas sp. 11b genomic DNA:
GATTTTTAGGTATTCTGTCCAAGAACCTAATTTCTTTTTGTCGTTAAATAAAGCGTTAAACCCATTGATGATGGCAGTATTGAAAGGCGGAAACAAAGTGGGGTGCAAAAAGTATAAAATACTTGCTACGGCTGGACCCAAACCTTTTATTTTTAGAGCATCCAATCGTACTATTTCTTTAACGATTTGTTCTTCTGATTTAGCATTGATACAGTTTTCCAGGAATTGACCAAAGGCAATTTTATTACTTTGATTTTCGTAAATGTCGGGTATCCGTAATTTGGGTTTCCAATAAAAAGGGTGCGATACTCCTATAAATACTTGCTTTTGTTCGGCAATACAATTCAAAACAAATTCCAGGGAGCTACTCTTAAAATCGTTTGGAAAATTTTTATTTTTAATATCTTCCACCACTTGTAAAACCCCTCTGCGAATGGTGCGAAAGGCTTTGAGCCGTTGGTCATTGTCAATAAACCAAGTATTGTAGACACTTTGCGTATCGGCTTTGTATTGTGTAATTATTTGTAAGAGGTTGTTCATCTTTTATTTTTATAGAAGTTACGCATTGACGACTGGCTGAAATTATAAGTCTAAGTGCGCCATGCTCGCCATAAAGGGAGCCAGGTGGGCAAGCTTCTTTGCCTTATGCCCTTTGGGACACCGTTCGCAACAACAAAAGGGATTCTCAATGTGGTGGGCAGAAAAACGTTGCCCGCTTGACTGCGTTCAAAATTACGATGGCAATGATAGTGATGCCGTCTACGGTTCCCCCAATGCTGCGGAAACAGTCGCTGGGCCAACTCCGTCAGAAGTTGGCGAGCCGCGGAGTCCAGCCGTTTCAGGTGGTGGGCGGACTCCCCACCGAAGGCAGCGGATTCCCTGGGTGCGGTGTCGTGGACGAACTGCTTGATGCGATTGACCTCCAGCCACAAGACTCCGCCGCAGCCCGTCACGCTGAGGAACCGCCACCCCAGACACAGCCGGATCAGGATTTTCCGGTGAATAAACCGGCCGTAGCAAGCGCCGCTTCGAATAATCGGCCCTACCGTCATCGGCTTTCCGCGTCCTAGCTTCCGAACCGCTCATACAGCCAACTTTACTGCAAGAAACTTGATGTCCCTGCGCCAATGCCATTGACTTGGTTTATTAAACATCACTTAGCTTGCGTCATCATATAGTCCACGGCAGCGCCGATATCCGCATCGCTCAATTCGGGTTGCCCGGCCCGCGGGGGCATTGCTCCCTTGCCATTGATAACGGAAGCGGCCAGTGCATCGCCCCCCTTCTTAATCAATGGCCCCCATGCCGCCTTGTCGCCAAGCTTCGGAGGCATGGCGGCATGACAGACAGCACAGTTGTTGCTATAGACTTCCTGTCCATCGACTGCGGGAGCCTGGCCCGCGAATAATAAAAGCGCCAAGGCGGCGCTGCTGATGAAGATGAATTTCATGGCTTTCTCCTAACATTCAAAGATTGGGGTTTGGTTGGAACTTTTATTTCAATTCGGTAATGCGTTTCCCGGTATTGCTGTCGAAAACAGAACATAATAATCTCCTATACTCGTTGATCTCATTTCACGACTCTCGATCACTTGCGTGCTTAGTTGGTGTATCGATAGGAGTGGCGCCAGGTTTTTTAAACCACATTTCCCAGAGCGGAATAAGAATCTGCGCGGCCAGCGCCATCCCCATAAAACATCCACCGATAATGACGGTATAGGCAAAAAAGGGCTGGTACTTTGTGATCCACCAGGAGCCGATATCCATCCAAATCGCGACGTAAGGCACGACAATGATGGGCAGTTTCAAGGCTGAGGTGA
This region includes:
- a CDS encoding c-type cytochrome, giving the protein MKFIFISSAALALLLFAGQAPAVDGQEVYSNNCAVCHAAMPPKLGDKAAWGPLIKKGGDALAASVINGKGAMPPRAGQPELSDADIGAAVDYMMTQAK